From the Pseudomonas syringae KCTC 12500 genome, the window CAGGTAGAACAGGGTGATGAAGGTGGTCAGCGTGCCATAGCCGATCGACGATAGGGTCAGCCCCAGACCGTAGGGTGCGATCCGGCCAAACACCGACCAGTAGGGCAGGCGCTCACCGACAATGATGGGCACCGACGGCTTGTCGCGAATCAGCCTCAGTGCCAGCCCGGCCATTACCATCATGGCAATACCCAGGCTGTTGAAGCCAATGCCATCGATGACCACTACGCCCAGCGGTGCACCAATGGCGATCGCCCCATAGGAGGCGATGCCATTCCACGAGATTGAGCGTGCAGTATGCTCCGGGCCGATTTTGCCGATGCACCAACTGATGGTGCCGACCCCGATAAGCCCCTGAGAGACACCGAGGAACAGCCGCGCGACGATGAGAATCGACAGGCTCAGCGTGGCAAAGTCGTGCAGCAGTGTGGCCAGCAAGGTCATGCTGCCACTGATGACGATGCCCCAGAGCCCGAACACGATAGAGCGCTTGCTGCCCAGGGTATCTGTGGCACGGCCGGCGAAAGGTCGGCTGAGCAGGGTGGCGAGGTACTGCGAGGCGATGGCCAGACCGGCAATCAGCGGGCTGAAACCCAACTGGTCATGAACATAGCCGGGTAATACCGCGATAGGCAGGCCGATGCACAGGAAGGCGATGAACGTGTAGAAAACGATGGAGACGATCTGCAGGGTGATCGTCATGGATCCGGGGTGTGCGGCAGGCATTGGGCTCTTCGCTGGCGG encodes:
- a CDS encoding MFS transporter, which gives rise to MPAAHPGSMTITLQIVSIVFYTFIAFLCIGLPIAVLPGYVHDQLGFSPLIAGLAIASQYLATLLSRPFAGRATDTLGSKRSIVFGLWGIVISGSMTLLATLLHDFATLSLSILIVARLFLGVSQGLIGVGTISWCIGKIGPEHTARSISWNGIASYGAIAIGAPLGVVVIDGIGFNSLGIAMMVMAGLALRLIRDKPSVPIIVGERLPYWSVFGRIAPYGLGLTLSSIGYGTLTTFITLFYLDRGWEGAAYCLSMFGVCFILARLLFIGAINRLGGYNAAILCMAVEICGLLMLWLSPSSGVALAGAGLTGVGLSLVYPALGVEAIKSVPTPSRGAGLSAYAVFFDLALAIAGPAMGAIALGQGYDWIFFYAALLSVCALALTIWLSRHAAQAQ